A stretch of Myxococcus hansupus DNA encodes these proteins:
- a CDS encoding serine/threonine protein kinase, producing MNVIPLFPSPGVTIDGWSVVRELGNGGFAVVYLVEKHGCRCALKLARHRDSSGDDKQTHARTLRELSALLLLDHPNIVKHRGYGYSEQGNVYLALEYVEGWTLAEWAERKHPTVQEVLQVFDKISAALSYMHGRGVLHRDLKLSNVLIRKSDGEPVIIDFSCASYSLAEELTDWGLPPGTDRFRAPEQFTWLREHKAEQRAKYAFQVADEIFAVGAMLYELLTDPRPTEVQARVTLNSTVMKPPPARALNVRVPEALNDLVDCILSREPSRRPVDTEALRRELGELLVDSSAEYLSPVHPPSEQRPLAPPDQVLPAVANPGLDSWTGRVGRGGRGLLAGISALIALVVAGGFWLSQGERTQFLEPPVAGVARPSGPPHSAPLMSTAPAMSLRSPPPVLLTGPVTAAPKEGSTVKTTPSPEVPPQGRQSRGRTKAAVAADCATMTLVAALAAGCPSAQIRPEAFTCPAGAEDVMREDLRWKVNQSFALTLDARHETEAYVWFTAGAEVMGVVPKGVPSDQRAVAPPGTRFYGKAYFLSDRMGRSEGPALVIRYDRVKLPGQDERPVCFVVESPSEGYEDGRVKAYNLGGGYVVDRWP from the coding sequence ATGAACGTGATTCCGCTGTTTCCATCCCCTGGTGTGACCATCGACGGATGGAGTGTTGTTCGGGAGCTTGGAAACGGAGGGTTTGCAGTCGTCTACCTCGTCGAGAAGCACGGTTGCAGATGCGCGCTCAAGTTGGCGCGCCACCGGGATTCGAGTGGGGACGACAAGCAGACTCACGCGCGGACGCTTCGGGAGCTTTCGGCCCTCCTCCTCCTGGACCATCCGAACATCGTCAAGCACCGTGGGTATGGATACTCCGAGCAGGGGAACGTCTATCTGGCGCTTGAGTATGTCGAGGGGTGGACCCTTGCTGAATGGGCGGAACGTAAACACCCCACTGTTCAGGAGGTCTTGCAGGTCTTCGACAAGATTTCCGCCGCGCTTTCGTACATGCACGGCCGTGGCGTTCTGCATCGGGATTTGAAGCTGTCCAACGTTCTGATTCGGAAGAGCGATGGAGAGCCGGTCATTATCGACTTTAGCTGTGCAAGCTACTCGTTGGCCGAAGAGCTGACTGATTGGGGCTTGCCGCCGGGAACGGACCGCTTTCGTGCGCCGGAACAGTTCACATGGCTCCGGGAACACAAGGCCGAACAGCGAGCGAAGTACGCCTTCCAAGTTGCGGACGAGATTTTCGCTGTCGGGGCGATGCTCTATGAGTTGTTGACGGACCCCCGACCGACGGAGGTTCAGGCGCGAGTTACGCTCAATAGCACTGTCATGAAGCCGCCTCCTGCGCGTGCGTTGAACGTGCGTGTTCCGGAAGCGCTGAACGACCTCGTTGATTGCATTCTGTCGCGTGAGCCATCCAGACGCCCCGTCGACACTGAAGCGCTGCGCCGTGAACTGGGCGAACTTCTGGTCGATTCGAGCGCGGAGTACCTATCCCCGGTGCATCCTCCGTCCGAACAGCGGCCATTGGCGCCGCCAGACCAGGTACTGCCTGCGGTTGCGAACCCGGGCCTCGATTCGTGGACTGGGCGTGTTGGTCGGGGAGGGCGGGGACTCCTGGCAGGCATTTCTGCCCTCATCGCGCTTGTCGTGGCTGGGGGCTTCTGGCTCAGCCAGGGGGAACGGACGCAGTTCCTGGAGCCGCCCGTTGCTGGTGTGGCGCGCCCTTCGGGGCCTCCACATTCCGCGCCGCTCATGTCGACTGCGCCTGCTATGTCACTACGTAGCCCTCCGCCTGTACTGCTGACGGGTCCAGTAACTGCTGCTCCGAAGGAAGGTTCAACCGTGAAGACGACTCCGTCACCCGAGGTCCCGCCCCAAGGACGCCAGTCACGCGGGAGGACGAAGGCCGCCGTTGCTGCCGACTGCGCGACGATGACGCTCGTTGCGGCGCTCGCGGCGGGTTGCCCCAGTGCCCAGATTCGACCTGAGGCGTTCACTTGCCCGGCTGGTGCGGAGGATGTGATGCGGGAGGACCTTCGCTGGAAGGTGAATCAGAGTTTCGCGCTCACCTTGGATGCCCGTCATGAGACGGAAGCCTACGTTTGGTTTACTGCCGGGGCGGAGGTGATGGGGGTCGTTCCAAAGGGCGTTCCATCAGACCAAAGGGCGGTCGCCCCCCCCGGAACGCGCTTCTACGGCAAGGCATACTTCCTTTCCGATCGAATGGGCCGCTCTGAGGGGCCTGCACTGGTCATCCGCTACGATCGAGTGAAGCTCCCTGGGCAGGACGAGCGCCCGGTTTGCTTCGTCGTCGAGTCGCCTTCCGAGGGGTACGAAGATGGCAGGGTGAAGGCGTACAACTTGGGTGGCGGTTACGTTGTAGACCGTTGGCCCTGA
- a CDS encoding DUF2381 family protein — MIQPVRLALALVLAWEAATPAMAAQEERAKRDRAVFVANSPADALPVVRVAHDTPTLFLFPAPINRKTLTFDESRIRVLDAGERSVIVQPVADLPEGERYEVGVFFADGRAPSRAAFSLVTDPTEVDTRIDVQRPDPMDIACPIDVPRMPRPEDFVLLGYVDKDGVTATPIKLRADSERGFSVISAMAYRGQGWVLVDATIRNHPGRAPWVPREAMLTGRAGLPLRARIVTVDAGAFVPGGFGRILAVAETTQLSNGPVYTLEVVGDGRTLMIPNVRLPKAVSGGTP, encoded by the coding sequence TTGATCCAACCGGTCAGATTGGCCCTTGCGCTCGTTCTCGCGTGGGAGGCTGCGACGCCAGCCATGGCAGCACAAGAGGAACGCGCAAAGCGGGACCGAGCGGTGTTCGTTGCAAACAGCCCCGCGGATGCTCTTCCTGTCGTCCGCGTTGCGCATGACACGCCGACGCTCTTCCTGTTTCCGGCGCCCATCAACCGGAAGACCCTGACCTTCGACGAGTCGCGGATTCGCGTCCTCGATGCCGGTGAGCGGTCGGTCATTGTTCAGCCTGTGGCGGACCTCCCTGAAGGCGAGCGCTACGAAGTCGGGGTCTTCTTCGCGGATGGCCGGGCTCCTTCTCGAGCTGCCTTCTCACTGGTCACGGACCCGACCGAAGTGGATACGCGGATCGACGTACAACGTCCCGATCCGATGGACATTGCGTGTCCGATAGACGTGCCGCGAATGCCTCGACCCGAAGACTTCGTGCTGCTGGGGTACGTTGACAAGGACGGCGTAACGGCGACGCCCATCAAACTCCGCGCTGATTCGGAGCGAGGATTCTCAGTGATTTCAGCGATGGCTTATCGTGGACAGGGATGGGTATTGGTCGATGCCACTATTCGGAACCATCCCGGGCGGGCACCATGGGTGCCACGAGAGGCTATGTTGACGGGGCGAGCCGGCTTGCCGCTGCGTGCTCGGATTGTGACAGTGGACGCAGGTGCATTCGTTCCAGGTGGATTCGGACGCATTCTCGCGGTTGCTGAAACAACGCAGTTGAGCAATGGACCAGTTTATACTTTGGAAGTGGTTGGAGATGGTCGCACGCTTATGATTCCCAATGTGAGATTGCCAAAGGCTGTCTCCGGGGGAACTCCATGA
- a CDS encoding imm11 family protein, producing MERRFFGLDFDVYVPGRWYLAEPTTPAGQTVPNIWAFVEGRPVAPPELLRVPLSRPGRPLDFDKTTVGGTPIVGARVAYVFREMTPDDVQLFPVVVEGQREPYYLLNVARTVRCIDDAACEEVQLFTEEDGDPERLGEYRSVSGLRIDKSKVRDARVFRLWGYHIPIIVDEEVKAALEANGIVGGKFEEV from the coding sequence ATGGAACGACGATTCTTCGGCCTCGATTTCGATGTGTATGTGCCGGGTCGTTGGTATCTCGCTGAACCCACCACTCCAGCGGGGCAGACCGTTCCAAATATCTGGGCGTTCGTCGAAGGAAGGCCAGTGGCCCCCCCTGAGTTGCTGCGAGTCCCATTGTCCCGACCGGGGAGGCCGCTCGACTTCGACAAGACGACCGTTGGAGGAACGCCGATTGTTGGCGCGCGTGTGGCCTACGTGTTCCGTGAGATGACGCCCGATGACGTGCAGTTATTCCCCGTCGTAGTTGAGGGGCAACGCGAGCCGTACTACCTGCTGAACGTAGCGCGCACCGTTCGCTGTATCGACGACGCGGCATGTGAAGAGGTTCAACTCTTCACGGAAGAGGACGGAGATCCGGAACGACTTGGCGAATACCGCTCCGTTTCGGGGCTGCGGATCGATAAATCGAAGGTTCGCGACGCCCGTGTCTTCCGGCTCTGGGGCTATCATATCCCCATCATTGTCGACGAAGAGGTCAAAGCTGCGCTCGAAGCGAATGGCATCGTCGGGGGCAAGTTCGAAGAGGTCTGA
- a CDS encoding AHH domain-containing protein: MGVGGRIQGDPDGEIHHIYTDKNDMSDRTGGPWTPVFRDCFMQAGLSLDDAANLVRIRNHNGSQAREHH, from the coding sequence GTGGGCGTCGGAGGGCGGATCCAGGGCGACCCTGATGGCGAAATTCACCATATTTACACTGACAAGAATGATATGTCCGACAGGACAGGTGGTCCGTGGACTCCTGTCTTTAGGGACTGCTTTATGCAGGCAGGATTGAGTTTGGATGACGCCGCAAACCTGGTTCGCATCAGAAACCACAATGGCTCTCAGGCGCGCGAGCACCATTAG
- a CDS encoding M15 family metallopeptidase, with amino-acid sequence MAHANFERVDLDRVYLPFSAVSLEVIARCAARGIRYVATHGFRDLTEQAELRRLYLAGKCGKASPAGLSAQNYGLAFDFVCDASPRPGAQSDWREPAYRVLGEESAKAGLVWGGRFGDSPHV; translated from the coding sequence ATGGCCCATGCGAACTTCGAGCGGGTCGACCTTGACCGCGTCTATCTGCCATTCAGCGCGGTGTCCCTGGAGGTCATCGCGCGTTGTGCAGCCCGAGGCATTCGTTACGTCGCGACGCACGGCTTCCGTGACCTGACGGAACAGGCCGAGCTACGTCGGCTGTACTTGGCCGGGAAGTGCGGCAAGGCATCGCCAGCGGGCTTGTCCGCGCAAAACTACGGGCTCGCCTTCGACTTCGTCTGCGACGCGAGTCCGCGACCTGGCGCTCAGTCTGATTGGCGAGAGCCGGCGTACCGCGTGCTGGGTGAGGAATCCGCGAAGGCGGGCCTCGTATGGGGCGGCAGGTTCGGCGACTCGCCCCATGTGTAG